One uncultured Carboxylicivirga sp. genomic window, ATTCTTTTCCATTGTATTGGGAAAACCACGGTAGTTCAAATAAAAAGAGGGTTCCCAATCAGTTTTCGCATAACCTTAGTGTGACATATTCCATGAAAGAAGGAGAATATAATTTCTCTTTTGAATGTAAAAATATAACCGATGAACGGCTCTACGACAACTTTAGTCTGCAGAAGCCAGGAAGAGCATTTTATGGAAAAATCAGATACTACATTAAAAACAATTGAAATATAGCATTATGAAAAAGAAAGGATTTTGTTGTAATGCAGGATGGCTGTCATGCCTTCTGCTGGTGGGATTTGCTTTCACTTCTTGTGAGGATGAAATTAATAATTCGAATAATTCTGATGAAGAATCTGCTGCTGGCCAGTTTATTATTGCTGCCGCCAGTACTGAAGCTTCATATCTGTTGCAAACAGAGAAGATTGAGGAAGGAGAAATTTCTATTGTTGGAAATGGTGTGGAAGCAGAATCTGCAACACATTGGTTGTTTCCTCAAAATAAGTATGCTTACGGACTTCAATACAGGCAGTCGAGTTCTGGTATTACCAATTCATATCAATTAAATGAGAATAACCAACTCGAAATGAGAACGGCTGAATTTGAAATGCCACGTTTTACTGCTTTTGGTACATATGAGCAATACGTACTTTTAGGTGCTGCCGGGGCCACCGATCAATTTGCTGCTGATGATACAGAGAAAACAAACCCTATGTATGGTATAACTTTTACTACTGTTGATGCTGGACAACAAATTAAAAGTGAGTATACGCTGGTAACAGAAAATCTAACCGGAGATGGTGAATACCATACTTTATCAGGTTTTATTGGAATTAATAACAGGATATATACTTCTCTTATTCCGGTTGGAACAAGTGCTTATGGTGTATCTCAAGGAAGTGTGAGTGATGAAAACAAGGATTTGATCTCTGAGACTAATACCATCAGTGGAACCTTACATCCTGATGTAGTACGTATCGCTATTTTTGATGGTGTGAATGGATTTATCAATACTCCAACCATTATTGAAGATGAAAGAATCAGCTATGCTACCGGACGTTATCGTTCTCAATATTATCCAATGATTGGATTAAGTGAGGATGGCTCCTATATTTATGTATTCTCGAACAGTTATGCCCGCACAGCAGCAGATGAAAGACAAAAAACTACTTTACCTGCAGGTGTTATTCGACTCAATACATCAACCAACGAATTTGATGCGGATTATTACTACAATATTGAGGAGGCAACAGGCGGGTATTTATTCTTTAATGTATGGCCAATTAATGGTAGTAATGATAAATTTATAATGAGAATGTACGATGAGCCAGGTGAAGCCGGATTAAGTGGCACAATGTTAAGCATGGGTATTTTTGATGCTAAAAGTGGTGAGTTTAATAAAGTAACCGGACTTCCTTCATTAAATGAATTTATTGTTGGTGAAACCAGTGGTGATATTGGTCGTTTTGTTTACTCAGAAAATGGATTGGCATACATTACTGTTACAACAGCAGATGGCAATCAACCAGCAGTCTATGTCATCGACTCTGCAACAGCAGTGGCATCAAAAGGCATAACTGTTGAAGCCGACGGTGGAATCTCAGCCATTGGAAAACTTAAAAATTAAAACTGGCAATTAAAAATATAGAAGTCCAATACAATTTTTGTATTGGCTTCTTTAATTATAATAGTTATGAAAACATTATTCAGGAAGTTACACCTTTGGTTATCACTTCCAGTTGGTCTGGTAATTAAAATCCTGTGTTTAACAGGTGCTATTCTGGTATTTCAGCAACCTATGCTAGAATATCTGAATCCAGACAAATACTTTGTAAAAGAGGTTGCAGATCAACCATTATCCATAAGTCTGCTGATGGAAAAAGCCACTGAACAAGTTTCAGACACAATAGAGCTTTCATCCATTACTGTTCAATCAGAAAATAATAGAAATTATACGCTAGGCATAAAAGGTGTAAGACGTGGTGGAATTGCCATTGATCCATACACTGGAACAATTAATAATGAGGAAGAAAAAGGAAAAGAATTCTTCAATGTAATTTTGCGTTTGCATCGTTGGTTATTATTTCCGGTTAAAAGAGGAGAATTTTCATTTGGAAAGTTTTTAACAGGGTCCTCTACCCTGCTTTTCTTTTTTATTCTTATTACCGGGATTGTAATTTGGGTACCTAAATCTTTAAAATTACTAAAACAAAGATTGCGCATAAAAACAGGGAAAGGAACCTATCGTTTATGGTACGACACCCATTTAGCCGGTGGTATTTATGCATCAATTATATTGATAGCACTTTGTTTAACAGGATTGACATGGTCTTTCGATTGGTATCGAAGCGGTTTTTATGCTGTATTTGGTGTAGAATCTAATAGTGGTCATGGTCCGGCAAATAATTCCAGAAATGAAGAACGGAATCAGGAAAAGAAAGCAGAAGAAGGAAATTCAAAATGGCAGGATCATCAAAAACAAAGAAATTCACAAGAAACAAGATCCTATAATAAGAATGAGGTTCATGATGCTCATGAAGATTTCAAAGGTAGTAGAAGGAATCATTCAATAAATGACAGCACAAAAAGAGATAAAAACAGCAATCATTTTTTTGAATTACAATTAGATGTAAAGGATAATTCCATAGAAGAAATTAAGTTTGATTATTCGGTTTGGGATAAGGTTCTTAATAATTTACACGATCGTAATATAAGTTTCGAAAAGATTACTCTTGAAAACGGGACTGCTGCAGTTTATAATAATCCTTTTAAATCAAGAGCATCTGATAAGTACACTTTTGATTCTCACACAGGAGAAATTACAGAAGTAAAATATTACAATGAAACTGCCACGCCAGCAGAGGAATTAAGATCATGGATTTACATGATTCATGTAGGTAAATGGGGAGGAATTATTACGCAGATATTAACCTTTGTTGCAGCAGTTATTGGTGTATTATTACCCATTACCGGTTACTATCTCTATTTCAAAAGAGTTCTACTTAAAAGGTAAAAAAAGGATTAAACAATCACAACTCATACTCATCAGTTATTCAAAAGAATGCAATAGTTCTGATTTGTAACCCCAAAAAAAGAAGGTGTTCAATTATTGAGCACCTTCTTTGTGTAAGTTAGCCCAGCATTAACTCAATCTCCTCCTTTGAAATAGATGGGTTTGCTCCACTTTTTGAAGCAACAATAGCTCCAATGGCACAGGCATAGTCAATAGCATCTTGTGGCTCAGATCCATTCAATAATTTGCTGATAATTGTAGCCAGAAAAGAATCACCAGCCCCTACTGTATCCGCAACCTGAATCTTATATCCATTATTATATACAAATGAATTGTTTATATATAACATGGCACCTTTAGAACCTCTGGTAACGCATATTTGCCCGGTATTCGTTTGAACTGAAATAAATTGAACACAATCTTCCAATGATTCGCTTTTAAACCCCAAATCAGAACAAATTTCAATGATCTCGTCATCGTTAAATTTTATAAAATGGGCTTGATTCATCAATTTCTGCAGTGTTTCAATTTTATAATGTGGTGGACGTAGATTTACATCAAAAACGTTAAATTGTGCATTGTCAAGGAGCCTGAACAAAGTATCACATGATGTGGCACTTCGGGCAATCAGACTACCGTAAATAAAGGCATCTGAACTTTTTACTATCTCAATATCCTTTTCTTCTAATTTAATATCATCCCAGGCACAAGGTTTTTTAATTTCGTAGGATGCTGATCCTTTTTCATTAAGTTGCACTAGAACCTTACTGGTATCAAACTTTCTGCTAACCTGAACATGGTCAAGGTTAGCATTATAAAGTTTCATTATATCCGTAATTTCTTCCCCATCTTTATCATCCCCAATGGCACTTATAACAGTAGTCTGATTTCCGAGCGATTGTGCCCGAAGAGCCACGTTTAATGGTGCTCCTCCAAGTTTTTTCCCAGAAGGAATCATATCCCATAATACTTCTCCATAACAA contains:
- a CDS encoding DUF4374 domain-containing protein; amino-acid sequence: MKKKGFCCNAGWLSCLLLVGFAFTSCEDEINNSNNSDEESAAGQFIIAAASTEASYLLQTEKIEEGEISIVGNGVEAESATHWLFPQNKYAYGLQYRQSSSGITNSYQLNENNQLEMRTAEFEMPRFTAFGTYEQYVLLGAAGATDQFAADDTEKTNPMYGITFTTVDAGQQIKSEYTLVTENLTGDGEYHTLSGFIGINNRIYTSLIPVGTSAYGVSQGSVSDENKDLISETNTISGTLHPDVVRIAIFDGVNGFINTPTIIEDERISYATGRYRSQYYPMIGLSEDGSYIYVFSNSYARTAADERQKTTLPAGVIRLNTSTNEFDADYYYNIEEATGGYLFFNVWPINGSNDKFIMRMYDEPGEAGLSGTMLSMGIFDAKSGEFNKVTGLPSLNEFIVGETSGDIGRFVYSENGLAYITVTTADGNQPAVYVIDSATAVASKGITVEADGGISAIGKLKN
- a CDS encoding PepSY-associated TM helix domain-containing protein yields the protein MKTLFRKLHLWLSLPVGLVIKILCLTGAILVFQQPMLEYLNPDKYFVKEVADQPLSISLLMEKATEQVSDTIELSSITVQSENNRNYTLGIKGVRRGGIAIDPYTGTINNEEEKGKEFFNVILRLHRWLLFPVKRGEFSFGKFLTGSSTLLFFFILITGIVIWVPKSLKLLKQRLRIKTGKGTYRLWYDTHLAGGIYASIILIALCLTGLTWSFDWYRSGFYAVFGVESNSGHGPANNSRNEERNQEKKAEEGNSKWQDHQKQRNSQETRSYNKNEVHDAHEDFKGSRRNHSINDSTKRDKNSNHFFELQLDVKDNSIEEIKFDYSVWDKVLNNLHDRNISFEKITLENGTAAVYNNPFKSRASDKYTFDSHTGEITEVKYYNETATPAEELRSWIYMIHVGKWGGIITQILTFVAAVIGVLLPITGYYLYFKRVLLKR
- a CDS encoding carbohydrate kinase, with amino-acid sequence MKSIVCYGEVLWDMIPSGKKLGGAPLNVALRAQSLGNQTTVISAIGDDKDGEEITDIMKLYNANLDHVQVSRKFDTSKVLVQLNEKGSASYEIKKPCAWDDIKLEEKDIEIVKSSDAFIYGSLIARSATSCDTLFRLLDNAQFNVFDVNLRPPHYKIETLQKLMNQAHFIKFNDDEIIEICSDLGFKSESLEDCVQFISVQTNTGQICVTRGSKGAMLYINNSFVYNNGYKIQVADTVGAGDSFLATIISKLLNGSEPQDAIDYACAIGAIVASKSGANPSISKEEIELMLG